TTTGAAGCGAGGTTGacaagattccgaagaacatcaactcgatagTCTCTTTGAGATGaaactctgataacccacaagtatagtggattgtttgtagccttttgataaataagagtgtcgaacccaacgaggagctaaaggtaaaacaaatattccctcaagttttaccgaccaccgatacaactctacgtacactttaacgtttgctttacctaaaacaagtatgaaacaattatgtaggtgtgatgctagaaatACTTTGCAATAATAAAACTAGGagtaatttgcaagataataaaatgtagttgtttagttaaaagtttttgtcacacaagaaagttatttgtccctaggcaatcgataattatcattattgcaattttatatgagggagaggcatgatctaacatactttccgtacttggatcatatgcacttacgactgaaactctagcaagcatccgcaactaccaaagatcattaaggtaaaacccaaccatagcgttaagtatcaagtcctctttacccatatgcaacaacccccttagtcgggtataagtttctgtcactctcgccacccactataagagaatcgagaacgtattgcaacaccctatagtgtAGATCCCTCACATTTGCGTgacacgaagggcaccataggactgcaccaaaataaaacatacaactcaaaccaatcacaatcatcaattaacccataggacaaaatagatctgctcaaacatcataggataaccacatatcattggataataatatatagtgttgagcactatGTTTAAGTAGAGAATTGCAGCAGGAATAGatagggttacaccgctgcatagaggggggggggaagttggtgttgacggtagcatggTTGtcagtgtagatcgccgtcacgatcctagccctgccggcacttcggcgccaccggaagagaggggaagagagccccctccttcttctttttccttggcctccccctagatgggaggaggatttcccctctggtccatggcctccatggcggcgaagggccaggagcccctccgagattggatctccctctctgttctcttctgtttcgcattcCTGTTTtctagcctttcaccgtttcttaaatatccagagatccgtaactccgattgcactgaaattttaacacgatttttttttccggatataagcttccttgcggagGAAGAAGAGCCCCAACCGACTTGCagggtgcccactaggcaccaccgCACGCCAGGGGGGCGGGCGCGCCCAGTGGGTAGTGGAGGCCGTGGGCCTCTGTTTGTGTTGATTCcagctcccaaaaatcacatatgttgtaaaataattctccataaatttttatcgcgtttggacttcgtttgatatgggtaTTATGCGAAACAAaagacatgcaacaaacaggaactgacactgggcactcgatcaatatgttagtccccaaaaatcagATAAATTGTtgtcaaaagtatgtgaaagttgtataatattggcattgaATGAGGGAGTGATTCCCCGAAAGGATATCGTTCCCAGAATCCTTGAGTTCGTAGTCAAACTCACCTTCATCCACCTTTCATGGGCTGGCGCGGGCAAGCGCCGATGTCTGGAGCAGGTGATGGAAGCTTGGGTTGCCGTCTCTTGTCCCCCTGCTCGTGGGGAATCCGCTCCTGGGGCTTCACTCTGCTGCGTCTGGCCCGTCCTCTAGGCACCTCTGGAGGGCGGGGAGTGTGACAACGTACACGCTTCCCTGTACTCCATAGGGCCTTTTCTTCCTCAGTTGCAGGGTTTGGTGGATACAAAATCGGAGACGTATCAAACTCTTCCTTTGACCTTGGACAACCTTGAATGGAATAGCTTTGAGGTTTTCAAAGAGCTGACGCAACCAAATTGTTCTTTAGTCATATGACCACAAATGATGTCATTCGCTTCACCATCAAGTTGGAGGTTCCTTTTTTACTTCAACGACAAAGGTCTCAACACTTGCTTGAGGAATGCCTACCATAAGCACATGGCATAGATCCatttcaatggcttcaagatgcatacaaaACTTATTTTTCCAATAAGGTAGTCAGTACCATCAAAGGTGGGACACTTAGTGAAGACCTTGAAGTTCCCTGTGGTTGATAGATAAAACTCCAGGTGATTAAATCAAATCACACAGgagaagggagcaccttgctctcttACCAATTCAAAGCATGTACTATCAACCAGAGGGGGTTAATGGGATATTTAAAAAAAAAACTATTTCTCCcccgcaaaaataaaataaaaatttaaaaatatattttctaaaaaaactccaaaaatatctaCCATGTCATGTACTCCTACCAACTTTTGTGCTTCTAAAATTTATCTTTCGAACACAATGACAATTTGCATTCTTGAAACCAAACACAGGGCCAaccaaaatattggtttgcatcgaCGTTTCGATCTTCCGACCTGCTCAAGCATATATGTTGTACAATACCTGAAAGAAACACCCGATGTCAATTGATCGTGGAAAACGGAGAAATACGCTTTCCAAATTGTCCCGGCAACGAGCTGAGTTTACGCCTTCCAAACCACGCATAACACCCCCAGCGGTCAGAAATCCATCCAAAATTTCGCGGCAGTGAGCACCGCCCCGCGCAGGAAAAATCCATCAAAAAATTGCTCGGTCCCGCCTGCCAGCAACCCACCGAGGCGCACGCCCCACCTCGCATCCCcgcaccccctcttcctcctcagaaAAGAAACACACTTCGCccgccacgtcaccgatccgcgccACCCCTCTTCCCCATTGCCCGCCACCGATCTGCCATCCGACGGCTGGCACCCCGCATCACGTGGATCGCGGCCGCGCCCCTGGCCCCAAACCTCACGGCTATAAATCCACCTCGCCCCGCAAGGCCCAACCATCAGCACCGCAGCAGCCACCTCACAAAGACAAGTCAACCTCACAGAGGAGAAGCCGAGAGAAGGGAGAAGATGTCGGGGCGCGGCAAGGGAGGCAAGGGTCTGGGCAAGGGCGGCGCCAAGCGCCACCGGAAGGTGCTCCGCGACAACATCCagggcatcaccaagccggcgatcCGACGTCTGGCGCGTCGGGGCGGCGTGAAGCGCATCTCGGGgctcatctacgaggagacccgcggcgtgctcaagatcttcctcgagaacgTCATCCGCGACGCCGTCACCTACACGGAGCACGCCCGCCGCAAGACCGTCACAGCCATGGACGTCGTCTACGCACTCAAGCGCCAGGGGCGCACCCTCTATGGATTCGGAGGCTAGGCTCCGGCGAGGCGAATCCAGCTCGCACCTGCTGATCAGATATTCAGATTAGCAGTAGCTAGGCGTTGTTCAGTGTTCATGGTGATAGATGTAATTTATGATGTATGGTGCCTGTTCGCTGGAATGGATTAAATCGCTGTTATTTACCCTTAACTCGCCTTCAATCTCTTGGCTGGTGTGTGTTCTTCCGTCCGTTTCCAGTTTTTCTGCCTACAACTGTCGCCAAATCAACCGTGTGCTCGTCAGTTTAGGGTATCTCCGCATCCAGGACGAgatagaagcaaaattcagttcGAAAGGCTGAAGGTTTTGCTTTGCATAGAGGGGAATGGAGGAGCTATTTGTTTGATTGAGAACTGCATCGTTGCCTCTTCTATTTTTCCTTCCTCTATGTTTTCAGCTATCAATTTCTGTCACATTCGTTCAGTTGAACATGGACGACCGAATTACGTACTCTTCTAACCAATAGTACGAAGAGGTCTAAGAGACCTTATTCAAACACGTCATCGCTCCGACCTCCTTGTCGATGCCACCATAGGAACAAAcctaagaaaaaaaatgaaatcaaCGGCCCCAATCCTCTTGCCGCCGACGAGGCCGTTGGATGAGGAAGAGAAGGAGACCATGGTGGCGGCATGGAGAAGACCCATGGCGGTAGCAAGAGCTGGGAACGGTAGCCCGATACATATTGAAGTCAAATCGTCGCGAAATACTTTTTATGGCCAAGTTGTGATGAGAGTGTGGCATGAACTCATGGTAGGTGCGTCGCTAGAGATAAACGATGACAAAATACATCATTTCTGTCGTAACAACATGCAAAAAGGTGTTTGTCGTAACATGGTGCCCTTCTATAAGTTGTTAATGGACCAAAAGGCGCGACATGCCAAAAAAGGACTAGGGGCACCATAGGCCGTTAGTGGACCAGAAGGCTTGACGGGCCAAAAATGGCCATGAGTAAACACAAGCCCTTTGTCGGGGATGAACCCGAGGCAGGCAAtggaacccggatctatttcaaaaacagcggggcccgcatcATCCCGCAAATCGGCgtgcgccaggccgggtcgctcgacccggcaagacgcgcaacccggccaagaccctcgactcggcaaggtaccTCGACCCAGCCGCAGCAGCTGGCGCAAGGCAACTCAGCCCGGCGCAaccttggcttccccagcaagccaacccacccgtggcgtccacggcaacccaggccgtacgatgggatgagacctcaatcaccgatgaccaagactacagtgcccccgcccatgcccgtggtcagccgagtgtggcaacagtgccccttacctacccgttgACCAGGGCTGGCACGGCAGCAGTGTTCTCGCCcttaccgctgacgacagcaagcggcggcctgacggagaacactgtgcgcggctcgactcggccacgccatgacgatcgataagacggcgcacagtccccctaggcacgcggggcccgcacctaggggaacccggcgaaccacaagctcccaagcgggacccagcccgacaccccggacgccgacaatacggacccaccgactcggcatattaccattgtaaccttgGGTggattgatctataaaaccccccaggagtccaCGCCCACAGGGGCATGATGAGGATGATATGTAAGATCCCCGACATGCAAaagcaagcaagataggactagccactacatagcaacaccagagagaaggagcagcccgagccttggccagcctccttcctcctccatacagctccaggagcgacattgtactatcgaacatccaactaaactcggcaggactaggggtgttatctctccggagagccccgaacctgggtatgtccggcgtcccgcgcctgcccatatcaacctcgcctccgaagcccaccagcgccctcgagcctcctcctctctttagccatcccttggcatctgccgtgcgcccaccacgacagttggcgcccaccgtggggcagctcgaggagatggccggaagcatgcttcagacggggcccttctcctactccgacgagtccgttgctctggcggacgacgtcatcggcgcgctcgccgcctccttcaccgcgctgcgcatctccgacgcgctcgcaaccgacgagtaccccagcgaggtgatCACTACTCCGACTCCCCGCTCCCT
Above is a window of Triticum dicoccoides isolate Atlit2015 ecotype Zavitan chromosome 5B, WEW_v2.0, whole genome shotgun sequence DNA encoding:
- the LOC119311473 gene encoding histone H4, whose translation is MSGRGKGGKGLGKGGAKRHRKVLRDNIQGITKPAIRRLARRGGVKRISGLIYEETRGVLKIFLENVIRDAVTYTEHARRKTVTAMDVVYALKRQGRTLYGFGG